catattttatctttatcaatatcatcattataattatcgtgatcattatccttattaatgtaataataataatgatgaaaatcatcatgatcataattatgataataataataatgataaatataaaaattatgatcatttttattattttgatcattatttattattagtattattatcattattatttaagtaataatgataatgtcctaataattataatgacatttacattatcactatcagcatcatcatcaccatcacatcattgttgttattaccacccTCGTCgcttttacctttccttttttgtgGTACTTTTTCTATATTAAGATTTGGAATAAGAAATTCAGTTATATCCAATTATAATCCTAATTCTTTATAAACTATAACAATTCTATAACCATATTCAATACGTCATTTGAGATCAGACAAATACCAATTCCTTAGCGTATCGTCTTTCGAATACCGTTTCTTCGGTTATATTATGCCGTTCCATAATACTTTGTTTAGCCTTTTCCAACGGCAACTTCTTGTCGAACCAACCACTGAGCGTCTTGCCATCCTCGAGGTGGACCTTGACCAGGCGTTTTTTGCAGAAAGCCTGGACACTCTCCTTCTTGGCAATGATACCTATTGTGCAAACCAGCGTTCCCCAGACAGCTTTGGCTACTGGTAGGATATTTTCCGGGTCGAGGATGAAGCTATAATGCGGGAGCTCTATAGTGTAGGCGTACGTTACCCCTGCGTTGTGGATATAGTCTTCAGAAGTTCCGGAAGCCTGGTACAGCACGTCTCCCGTCTGGCCGCCCTAAGAATGAATGAGGGTATTATGAAATATGGGAAAACTTATAAACTATTGTTGCGCTGCATTTATCTCGAAGTTATATTATGGAATATACATTGAGCCTTCTCGTTCCTTTTACTGTTTATATCCTTTGGTCAAAGATATGGAATATGGCTTATCAAACCAAAGTTAACGAAACTAAAATTTGTATTTGATTAAAGGTAGGATTTCTTCATTTATGACAATGGTATTAAACAGTgaactatctctctatcgctcactctctctctgtatatgtatatatgtataagtatatgtgtatatatatattcatatatttctttctgtctctcaactTTGTTCTGAAGAATAGTCTAATTTCAAGAAATTTTCTGacacacaaaataacaacaaaaggatGAGCATatcaacaaacaaaccaaaattgATTCTAAACATTACTGTGAATTTAGGGTAACCATTGCGCTTCATGTGGTTTCGCATTCTCTTGGCCACTTTCTTCAACACCCTCTCTTTAGAGCTTGGACTGACGCTGTAAGACCAGGGGTGCAAGATGAAATTGCCGTAGCTATGGAAACTTAAAAACAGCGAGATCTTATCAATCCAGGTGAACGCTAGATCACGAAGGGCCTTTGTCTCGGGTTCGGAAAAGGCTTCGCTGCCCCGGAATGTGTTCGAGCACGGGTCGGAGCTGGATCCGGAGGAACCCCACGCCTTCGCCCAGTTGCGGTTCAGGTCGACGCCCATGCACTCCGAGTCGGGTATCTCCCGTCGGTTCTTGCGCCACATTCTGTCGGTGGTGTGCGAGTACTCGTAGCCGTCGGGGTTGGCCATGGGGGCGACGACGACCGTTACTCGCCGGAGGAAATTCCTCCCGGAGTCCGCCAGTTGCTGGGTCAGGTAGGTCGCCACTGCGGATGATATCCACTCGCGTGCGTGGATGCCTGTGGATTGATGTGATTCAGTAGAggacatttctttctctttgtaattCACACAAACACTTGTTTGTACCCTTGTAAGTATTTGTGCGCAtgtggatatttatatagatacaacaCTCATGTAGTGATACATTTTCTCTGTATGGTTAAATTTGTTCTTGCGTTTTTCTTTAACCATTTGAAATTCGAAGGACAGAGAAAGCAAAAACAGATATTACAAGAAATGGAGAGCACTTACCCGCCTCAATAAAGACGAAAGTTTTGGTATTTTTCTTCttactgtttgttttctttttatgacGCTGTTTTTCGGAGAAAGTATTCTGTGGCGCACGGTTTCTGAGCCGTCGATTTTTAAATATACTTTTCTGGTATTGTTTCACCATCTGCGCGGGTCtagaagaatataataataccCATTAATCTCCTCAAATTTCCTTTGTAGAAAGAAGTAGAAtaacatgaataaacacacatcaCATGACTACGTATTTTAACTTCCGAGAGATAAATCACTAAACATTAATAGGctaataaataatcaaacaaactaacaaatataTTACCGACTAGTCAATAAGGACACAAAACCTCTCACAGTCATAGGATCAACGAACCTAACAGCAAAGACAAGAGCCAGCAGAGGCCTTCCTTCACAGCTCTTTCCGATCTCAAGGTATTCGACAGTGTGGTATTCAGTAGCGAGTTTTTGGACGAACATGACAATGGAGTCGTAGCGGTAGTAGTCGTCCCAGGCCAGAGGTTCTTGGGGAGGTAATACGAGAATCATGACCAAGTTCCGTGTTAGTGAAGCTGTGGATCTGGGTTGATCTcacttgttcttgctgttgttgttgatgttgttgttgttactgctgctactgttgtttttgttgttttgttgttgctgttatttattacaataacaatataattattatcattgttagcgttgttattatcatcaccatcattatcattactattaatatgactgttattaatgttagtcttattgtcattagtattagtagtaatatttgtattatcattactatcattgtcattatcattatcattattaatatttttcattattattgttgttagtgttattatcattatcattattattattattgttattattaatattgttatattatcaatattattatcattattattgacattattactattattactagcatcctcatcatcatcatcatcataatcagaatcagaatcagaattattatcaatactactactattattatcattattataattatcattattattttcatgatctcaatcattatcatcaacaccatcgaaAATGGgaagaacacaaaagaaaacaacctACGCGTCTCATTAATCTGACGAGACGATTTGGGAGAGAGATAACCATCAACCGTTTTCCATCCTATTaagttattggaattttgattttCTTGTGCGTTTCCCAACGACGTCTCATCTTCGGTCGATCTTTTATCAGAGCATAGCCTTAAAATCTTCGTTGTGCTAATTGGCTCTTTTAACAGCTGGGATTTCTTGCTGTCCAGGTTGCAGAGGTTAGGCAGGTGGGCGTGGCTTAATACAGCATCAAGGGATGTGGTTGGAGACATTGCTACGTCTACCTAGAATGCAAAGATCAGTATGGTTAAGTTGTCTGATATgcgtctgtctctcggtctctgtctttgtctgtctctgcctctgtatgtctctgcctctctctctctctctctctctctctctctctctctctctctctctctctctctctctctctctatctatctatctatctctctatctctctatctctatctctatctctatctgtctcaccctctatctacctatctatatttctctctgcctctctctatcaatctatctatctctccattaatctttctctctctctctctctctctctctctctctctctctctctctctctctctctctctctctccctctcgctctcgctctctcgctctctttatatatatttatatctagcaatcaatttatatatttttttctctctctctctctttctctctctctctctctctctctctctctctctctctctctctctctctctctctctctctctctctctctctcattatctctctctctttctctctctcactgattaTAGTACAAATCACGGAATATCATATCTCATAAGATAGGTCAATCACTGCATGAAACTAGATTACAAAAAGATCAAAATAAAATCCGCCGATGACTTTGACaaagatgaatattaatgatgcCATTATATCCACACAAACAGTCCTATGGAGCCGAAGCTAGCAGATGTCATAATAGTCACGTAATAAAAGctccagcgtgtgtgtgtgtgtgtgtgtgagaaagggcTTAGGTTAAGATCACAGGTGTGCGTAcgttcatttcctttttatcagCATTGTAGACGTGATGTTCCCCTGCTGATTTATGGTGGCGGGTGTTGTCCTTTTGTGTTATTAGCTATTTCATGTCAATTTATTCTTTCGGATAGTCATTAAGAAATGCATACGTTTAATTTGGCGATAAATCAAAATattagaaattattataattttgtaaagAGTTTGAATcatgaagaaaatgtatatatgcaataacccagtggttcccaaacttttagactggcgctccctcccctccctatcatacatatgcgaacacacactttttttttttttttttttttttgaagtgctCCAAATTGAAAACAACAAGATTAAACACCAAGGTGTATTTCACAGATAAAACCTAATGTAGTAAACCAATTTTCTAGCAGTTTTAGCGGTCGCCCCCCTTCCGCCCCCTTTTGGCTCACCGACCCGCAGATTTTTCCACCGCCTTTGGAAACCAGTTATTTATAACCTGACAGgcaaatgacaaaataaaaaataataaaactaaccgCTAACTGGGATCTAAAGACCCCGAGGACGACGACTCGGGGGTCGGCCTCGAAGAGAGTAAGAACTTGATCCAGAACCGAGGTCGAAGACGGGAAAATCCTAAGCATTTGCCACCCAGTGTAATCTTTCACTggttctacttctctctccaccACTTGGTCCTCTGTTACGGTATGTTTTGTTAATTCCTCTGCTACAGAGTCAGCTTGAAGGTCCTTTTTGCTGCTCTGTCTGTCGATCGTATTCTCTCCAACGTCCAGGGTTCGTGCGCAAGTTTCACATttcaagaagagaagaaggagaaccaGCTCGTACACGGGAAACCGCAGTAAAATCCTCCCAAGAGCCATTGTCGAAAGATTTCTCAACACACCAATAATGCCTTcgtaataaaaacaagataatgTTGCGCCTTAACAATATTCCATTatagttatatcttagttataaCCGAGCTCTTTAGCACAAGTAGCGCCTACAACAGTCAGATAACGAATAATGCTGTACAGCCCGTGGGCGACCAGGGTATAGCACATGTGTAGCCGCCGAGTGAAGGGCGAAGCGATCGATAACAGAGTAATTTATTATGGTGTTTGCCTACATTCTCTCTAATATGATATTAAGCcagtattaatgtacataatAGTTTTACACGAAGAAACATTTAATTACTAGCACTACAGTATTTCAATCGACATTTCTTAAAAtccttgtaataattataataaagtttGAGATCAGTGTAAGATGTGTGAGACAGAGATACATAATTAGCTCTAATAGTTATGAATTCTTTATCCCAAATGTAGCAATAGCAACAGTAAAGATAATTGTTATATGAAAATGATTAGTCTCATACTGTCAATAATAacggtggtaataataacattagtgaatgataaaataagtcacgtaacaaaaatgttaatgataattttgaataaaaaaatattaacaaaaaaaaataacaacaataaaaaactataacaatgatactgataatactaatatcaataacagtaacaacaaacataacaatatggtaataataagtataaggaaaggtaataataacaataccactactgctgatactaatggtaatactgataataatgatgatgataatgacaatgatgataatgataataacaataataatattaataataataataataataataataataataataataatgataacataaaaataatgataatgataaggataaaaataataataattatagtaatgacaatgacaaagatgataattataatattgctaataatgataacgaaataaatagtaataaaaagtaatatatataatgataattataaatataattatgatggtattaataatgacagtaatacaaaatataaagacgataatagtattaacaataatgacggaaataatgatgacagtgaaaatctaaatagtgatgatgatgacgatgatgaaaataacaagggaagggctaataatgataatgataaaaataattacaacaacaataatgataataataaaaaaaataataataattataatattgataataatgataatgatagtaataataataaaataatgattatgataataaaaagtactaagaacaacgataatactgataacgataatgataataatattaacagtagagataataaaagaaataatagtaacaaatgataataatgataataatgataataacaatattaataacaatactggtgacaataataataaaggtaataacgataataataatgattcttatcataacaacaacaacaactatgctactactattactaataataattataataaagtaatgaaaaagtaatgctgatattaattacaacagtaatattgacaatgatagcaataacaatgggaATATAAAGTTCCTTATCGTGTTGATTAATATAGTTCaactttcttttaattattaatgatggtgatgatgttaataataataagagtaataatagtaataataataatgataataataataataataatgataataataataataataataacaataaaaacattaatgatgataatcacaatgatagggatgataatgatgatgaaaataatatcaatagtgatagtaatggtaataatgaatataatgaaaaggatagcaacaatgataataataaaaatggtaatgatgatagtaatgattataataaaaataatgatggtaataataataataataataataataataataatgataataataataataataatgataatattaataatagtaataacaataataataatgatagtaataatagcgataaatgaagtaatattaaaaatgataataaatgtaaaaaaataataatattgacagtaataataatgagattagtattaataaacacaaataataactattattattattattgttattataacgataacaataatatttatattcataatgataataatagtagcaataccatgtggatattaattatgataataatgataatagtaataagaattataataatataaatactaatagtagtagtaataataataataataatgatactaaagataacaataataataatgataatgataatgataatgataatgataatgatgataataatgatagtgataacaataacaatcatagtaataatgaaaagactaatattaatgatgataaaacgataatgacagtaaccataaacacaacaaaagtaatgataataatgctggttAGAACAAAAAAAGCAATCGTCAAAAAGAATCGCAACCACAATATAATGGTGAAagtattaattatgaaaataatggttaATTATGATATgacttattactaatatttttttctataataacaatagtaaggataataatgataataataataacaataataatgataataataataaaaataacaataatagttattattacaataataataatgaaaataatgaaaataataataataataataataataatgataataataacaataataatgatgatgataataataataataataataataataataataataataataataataataataataataataaagataataaaaataatattaatgataaaataattataataatagcaacaataatgataatgataatactattaataatactggtaataacgatatattgataatgattcttatcaacaacaagaacaacaatactgctattactactactattattactactaccactactactactattcctactactaataataataataaaatgataatgctgatattaattacaatattaataatgataacgataagttcCCATCTTGTCCATGAACATGGTCcagctttcttttcattatttcagcCTCGAAGCTCAATTAACTTCGGAAATTTTACATgattgcaaaataataataataaaaaaaaaaaaaaaaaaaaataataataataataataataataataataataataacaataataataacaataataatgatgatgacaataatgatgataataataatgataataatgataattaatattattataatagtagtaaaaataatgatgatgataatgataataattaaataatggtagtaatgattattacttctacaataataatgataataataataatagcaatgataattataataataataacgataatgatgatgatgggggtgattaca
This genomic stretch from Penaeus chinensis breed Huanghai No. 1 chromosome 8, ASM1920278v2, whole genome shotgun sequence harbors:
- the LOC125028322 gene encoding carboxypeptidase A2-like; the protein is MALGRILLRFPVYELVLLLLFLKCETCARTLDVGENTIDRQSSKKDLQADSVAEELTKHTVTEDQVVEREVEPVKDYTGWQMLRIFPSSTSVLDQVLTLFEADPRVVVLGVFRSQLAVDVAMSPTTSLDAVLSHAHLPNLCNLDSKKSQLLKEPISTTKILRLCSDKRSTEDETSLGNAQENQNSNNLIGWKTVDGYLSPKSSRQINETQPLAWDDYYRYDSIVMFVQKLATEYHTVEYLEIGKSCEGRPLLALVFAVRPAQMVKQYQKSIFKNRRLRNRAPQNTFSEKQRHKKKTNSKKKNTKTFVFIEAGIHAREWISSAVATYLTQQLADSGRNFLRRVTVVVAPMANPDGYEYSHTTDRMWRKNRREIPDSECMGVDLNRNWAKAWGSSGSSSDPCSNTFRGSEAFSEPETKALRDLAFTWIDKISLFLSFHSYGNFILHPWSYSVSPSSKERVLKKVAKRMRNHMKRNGYPKFTGGQTGDVLYQASGTSEDYIHNAGVTYAYTIELPHYSFILDPENILPVAKAVWGTLVCTIGIIAKKESVQAFCKKRLVKVHLEDGKTLSGWFDKKLPLEKAKQSIMERHNITEETVFERRYAKELVFV